ACGACGAGTACTGTCTTGGACATCGTATCTGGGAGGCAATGGTGGCGCGCCTGCCCCTTACCTCAGGACCGCAGCGCCGCCGGTCTCGATCTCCAGCTCTACCCGTTCCCACTCCTCCATCAGTTGGTCGATCGTCCGCTGAAGCTCTAACCTTTTCTCCTGCAACTTCTTGACCTCGTCCGGGGTGGCCCGCTCGAAGTACCCGGAGGAGGCGAACGTCGCATCGATCTGCGCGATCTGCCTCTCGCTCTCCTCGATGCGCGCGGTCAGCTCGTCTCGCCGACGCTCCAGCCGGGCGAGCTCGGAGGCACCGGTCGATCGTCGCGAACCTTCGGACCGCCCACCGTTGCGACTCGGCCGGCTCTCGCGGGCGCGGGACTCGCGCGCACTACTGCGGGCACGTAGCACCACGGTGTCGACGTCCAGGTGATCGTCACCGCAGGCGTGTACGTACTCCTCGTAGGTCCCGTGGAAGTCGCGGATTCCCTCACGCGAAATCTCCACCACCCGCGTGGCGAGCTGGCTCACGAACCAGCGGTCGTGGGAGACGAAGATCAGCGTTCCATCGTAGCTCTGCAGCGCCGCGACCAGCGCCTCGATTGCCTCTAGGTCCAGGTGGTTGGTGGGCTCGTCGAGCACCAGCACGTTCGGCTGCTGGATCGCCAGTCGGGCAAACACGAGGCGGGCCGCCTCGCCGCCTGAGAGTGCGCCGATGCGCTTCTCGCCGTCGGACCCGCTGAAGAGCACGAGGCCGAGCTGACCGCGAACGAAGCCGCGGTCCTTCCCCGGACAGTAATCCCAGAGCCACTCCTCGATCGTGCGGCCGGTATCCTCGAGCTGCTCGTGGTGATCCTGCGCGAAGTACCCCGGGCTTGCTTCGTAACCCCATTCCACCGTACCGCCATCGGCCTGCACCTCGCCCATGATGATCTTCAACAGGGTCGACTTCCCGATCCCGTTCGGGCCCATGATGACCAGCCGATCGCCGCGCCGGACCTGCAGGTCGACCCCGTGTAGCACCTCGCGGTCCCCGTACGACTTGCGGATTCCGCGTACAGTAAGGACATCCCGGCCGCTCGGTCGGCGTTGCTGGAAGCGGAAGCGCGGATAGCGACGGGAGCTACCCGGCAGCTCGACCAGCTCCGCCGACATCTTCTCGATCAGCCGCACGCGGCTCTGCGCTTGCCGCGCCTTGCTGGCCTTGGCTCGGAAGCGGTCGACAAACTTCTGCTGCTCGGCGATCTCTTTCTGGCGAGCCTCGATCTCCTTCTCACGACGCTCCCGCTCCTCGCGCTTGCTGCGAACGAAGTCGGAGTAGTTGCCGTGATAGAGTGTGACCGTCTCGTAGTCGACGTCGAGGA
This sequence is a window from Longimicrobiaceae bacterium. Protein-coding genes within it:
- a CDS encoding ABC-F family ATP-binding cassette domain-containing protein, which translates into the protein MISVSNLAKSFGDRTLFAGASFQLNPGERYGLVGANGSGKTTLLNILSGDVEPSDGTVSVPKSLRLGVLRQDQFLYEDEEVLAVTLMGNPELWKAMVEKERLLANAHEHFDADRFSVLEETIQRLDGYTAEARAAEILEGLGIPTESHRKPLSTLSGGFKLRVLLAQVLAGAPDVLLLDEPTNHLDILSIRWLEKFLQDFPGPVVVISHDHRFLDNVATNILDVDYETVTLYHGNYSDFVRSKREERERREKEIEARQKEIAEQQKFVDRFRAKASKARQAQSRVRLIEKMSAELVELPGSSRRYPRFRFQQRRPSGRDVLTVRGIRKSYGDREVLHGVDLQVRRGDRLVIMGPNGIGKSTLLKIIMGEVQADGGTVEWGYEASPGYFAQDHHEQLEDTGRTIEEWLWDYCPGKDRGFVRGQLGLVLFSGSDGEKRIGALSGGEAARLVFARLAIQQPNVLVLDEPTNHLDLEAIEALVAALQSYDGTLIFVSHDRWFVSQLATRVVEISREGIRDFHGTYEEYVHACGDDHLDVDTVVLRARSSARESRARESRPSRNGGRSEGSRRSTGASELARLERRRDELTARIEESERQIAQIDATFASSGYFERATPDEVKKLQEKRLELQRTIDQLMEEWERVELEIETGGAAVLR